From Aedes albopictus strain Foshan chromosome 1, AalbF5, whole genome shotgun sequence, one genomic window encodes:
- the LOC134284425 gene encoding uncharacterized protein LOC134284425, whose amino-acid sequence MVVITTKQLNTALSDLGFSKVSEEVAKTIVRDINATTDDFKEAIMLLAQLINESGGFQHTSEDEGSEKKYAPYYGRGYIQLTHKENYRDASMAIFGDERLVDNADIVSSSPDMSMRVSTWYWVAKVRAAVGPSNHSFNRTTHAINGKLEPPGSDMVKKRHSLFIQVYNSFCRMFQKNRSSN is encoded by the coding sequence ATGGTGGTGATAACGACGAAACAACTTAACACCGCCTTGTCTGACCTTGGCTTTTCAAAAGTCAGTGAGGAGGTTGCCAAAACAATTGTCCGTGACATTAACGCTACGACTGATGATTTCAAAGAAGCAATCATGCTCCTGGCACAGCTGATCAACGAAAGCGGAGGGTTCCAACATACTAGTGAGGACGAAGGAAGTGAAAAGAAATATGCCCCGTACTACGGCCGAGGCTACATCCAGTTGACCCATAAAGAAAACTACCGGGATGCTTCAATGGCGATCTTCGGGGATGAGCGACTAGTCGATAACGCAGACATAGTGTCCAGCAGTCCAGATATGTCGATGCGCGTTTCGACGTGGTACTGGGTGGCGAAAGTCCGCGCTGCTGTAGGGCCTTCGAATCACAGCTTCAACCGGACAACCCATGCGATCAATGGTAAATTAGAGCCCCCGGGCAGTGACATGGTAAAAAAGAGACATTCTCTCTTTATTCAAGTGTACAACAGTTTTTGCAGAATGTTTCAGAAGAACAGGAGCTCGAATTAG
- the LOC109416959 gene encoding uncharacterized protein LOC109416959, protein MVTTGQLNSALSACGYGPVDTSVANVIVNQINNMTGSINEAAMFLAQLIHESGGFQHRREINGPALSYAPYYGRGYIQLTHDYNYRAASMALFGDERLINNPDMVSDSVEMSMRVSVWFWEARVRPEGGPSSNNFGLTTKAINGGLEPPGSDLARRRFSLYVQVANALGVSNINVPSGG, encoded by the coding sequence ATGGTGACGACCGGACAGCTTAACAGCGCCTTGTCTGCTTGTGGCTACGGCCCAGTCGATACAAGTGTTGCCAACGTTATTGTCAACCAGATCAACAATATGACTGGTAGTATCAACGAAGCAGCCATGTTCCTGGCTCAGCTGATTCACGAGAGCGGAGGATTCCAGCATCGTAGAGAGATCAATGGACCAGCCCTGAGCTACGCCCCTTACTACGGCCGTGGCTATATCCAGTTGACCCATGATTACAACTACCGAGCAGCTTCGATGGCACTCTTCGGTGATGAGCGACTAATCAATAACCCTGATATGGTGTCCGACAGTGTGGAAATGTCGATGCGCGTTTCGGTTTGGTTCTGGGAGGCGAGAGTTCGTCCCGAAGGAGGACCTTCGAGCAACAACTTCGGACTGACCACCAAGGCGATCAACGGAGGTTTGGAGCCGCCTGGCAGTGACCTAGCGCGTAGGCGATTCAGTCTCTATGTTCAGGTGGCTAATGCTCTTGGAGTCAGTAACATAAATGTCCCaagtggaggataa